Proteins encoded in a region of the Melospiza georgiana isolate bMelGeo1 chromosome 2, bMelGeo1.pri, whole genome shotgun sequence genome:
- the SMAD9 gene encoding mothers against decapentaplegic homolog 9 — protein sequence MHSSTPISSLFSFTSPAVKRLLGWKQGDEEEKWAEKAVDSLVKKLKKKKGAMEELERALSCPGQPSKCVTIPRSLDGRLQVSHRKGLPHVIYCRVWRWPDLQSHHELKPLECCEFPFGSKQKEVCINPYHYRRVETPVLPPVLVPRHSEFNPHLSLLAKFRNTSLHSEPLMPHNATYPDSFQHPPCTPFPSSPSHMFSQSPNSISYPNSPESSSGPGSPYQLTVETPPPPYHAREPPGIHNGRSMDAIAESQLVLSLPNGGKSADGEAENFRPVCYEEPQHWCSVAYYELNNRVGETFQASSRSILIDGFTDPSNNKNRFCLGLLSNVNRNSTIENTRRHIGKGVHLYYVGGEVYAECVSDSSIFVQSRNCNYQHGFHPATVCKIPSGCSLKIFNNQLFAQLLAQSVNHGFEVVYELTKMCTIRMSFVKGWGAEYHRQDVTSTPCWIEIHLHGPLQWLDKVLTQMGSPHNPISSVS from the exons ATGCACTCCAGCACCCCTATCAGCTCCTTGTTCTCCTTCACCAGCCCCGCAGTGAaaaggctgctgggctggaaacaaggagatgaagaagaaaagtgGGCAGAAAAAGCTGTTGATTCCTTGGTGAAGaagttaaagaagaaaaaaggagccATGGAAGAACTGGAGAGGGCTCTGAGCTGCCCGGGTCAGCCCAGTAAATGCGTCACGATCCCACGTTCCTTGGACGGGCGGCTGCAGGTGTCTCACCGCAAGGGGCTTCCCCACGTCATATACTGCAGAGTGTGGCGCTGGCCTGACTTACAGTCTCACCATGAGCTGAAACCACTGGAATGTTGTGAGTTCCCTTTTGGCTCGAAACAGAAAGAAGTGTGCATCAACCCCTACCATTACCGGCGGGTGGAAACCCCAG tccTACCTCCTGTACTTGTTCCAAGACACAGTGAATTTAACCCTCACCTCAGCCTCCTTGCCAAGTTTCGAAACACTTCTCTGCACAGCGAGCCACTGATGCCGCACAACGCCACTTACCCGGATTCCTTCCAGCACCCTCCGTGCACCCCTTTCCCTTCATCCCCCAGCCACATGTTCTCCCAGTCACCCAACAGCATCAGCTACCCCAACTCACCAGAAAGCTCTTCTGGACCAGGAAGCCCCTATCAGCTCACAG tGGAAACTCCACCTCCGCCCTACCATGCAAGAGAACCTCCAGGAATCCACAATGGACGGTCAATGGATGCAATAGCTGAAAGTCAGCTAGTGCTGTCTTTGCCCAATGGAGGTAAATCTGCCGATGGAGAAGCTGAAA ACTTTCGGCCTGTTTGTTATGAGGAACCCCAACATTGGTGCTCAGTTGCCTACTATGAACTCAACAACCGAGTAGGGGAGACTTTCCAGGCCTCCTCTCGAAGTATCCTTATAGATGGATTTACAGATCCTTCAAATAACAAAAACAGGTTCTGCCTGGGTCTGCTCTCAAATGTAAACCGCAATTCTACTATAGAAAACACCAGGAGACACATAGGAAAAG gtGTTCATCTTTACTACGTTGGTGGAGAGGTTTATGCTGAATGTGTCAGTGACAGCAGTATTTTTGTGCAAAGCCGCAACTGTAACTACCAGCATGGTTTCCATCCTGCCACGGTCTGCAAGATCCCCAGTGGCTGCAGCCTCAAGATCTTCAACAACCAGCTCTTTGCCCAGCTTCTTGCCCAGTCAGTCAATCATGGTTTTGAAGTGGTGTATGAGCTGACCAAGATGTGTACGATTCGAATGAGCTTTGTTAAA ggctggggagcagagtATCATCGCCAAGATGTTACAAGCACACCCTGCTGGATTGAGATCCATCTGCATGGACCATTGCAATGGCTGGATAAGGTGCTGACACAGATGGGCTCACCTCACAACCCCATCTCCTCAGTCTCTTAA